The region TCCATGACACCTTGGCCCAGGGGTTTTCCAGCATTGTCCTGATGTCGCGGGCGGCCGGCGCGGCACTGGAAAGCGGACAGGCGGATCTGGCCCGGGAACGCATTGCCACCGTCCAGGCCACTGCGTCGGAAAACCTGGCCGAGGCCAGGAAGTTTGTGCGCGGCCTGACCGAACCGGCAACGGGGAGCGGGACCCTCATCGCGGGGCTGGAGCGCCTTTGCGCCGATAACTCCCGGCAGGCCGCTTCCGGCGGTCAGCCGCTGGAGTGCACCCTCCGGGTGGACGGAGAGCCAGTGGATCTCGATGCCCGGTATGAAACCACGCTGCTGAGGGCGGCGCAGGCTTCCCTCGCCAACGTGCGGGCGCATTCCGGCGCACATACCGCGGTACTGACCCTCAGCTATGCCCCCGACGCAGTGACGCTGGATGTCTTCGATGACGGTGCGGGCTTCAGCACCGCAACGCTCCCGGACGTCCCCCGCCGGGACGGCAGCGGATTCGGGCTGCTCTCCCTGCGCGAGCGGGCAGGGGATCTGGGCGGGGTGCTGAGCATCGAATCCGCGCCCGGCGAAGGCGCGGTGGTGGCGGTACGGCTTCCGCTGCCGGCTGCCGAGCAACCGGCGCAACCGGCTCCGGCGAAGACACGGACATGAGAGTGATGCGGATCCTGCTGGTTGACGATCACCCGGTGGTTCGGGCCGGTCTGCGCGCCATGCTGGAGGACTTTGAAGGCATTCGGGTTGCCGCCGAATCCGCGGACGGGGAATCAGCCGTGGCAGAAGTCCGTAAACAGGAGGTGCTGGGCACCCCAGTCGATCTTGTACTGATGGATCTGCAGATGGGCGCCGGCATGGACGGAGTGGAGGCCACGCGGAGAATCCGGGCGGCCGACGGCCCGCCGGTGTTGATTCTGACCACCTATGACACTGACGCCGATATCCTGGCGGCCATCGAAGCCGGGGCGGCCGGTTACATGCTCAAGGATGCGGATCCCGGGGAGATCCGTACCGCGGTCACTGCTGCTGCGGACGGGCGGACGGCATTGTCGCCGCTGGTTGCAGCCCGGCTGATGGGCCATCTGCGGAGTCCGGCTCCGGCCCTCAGCAGCCGTGAACTCGAACTGCTTGAGCTGCTGGCAACGGGCCTCGGGAACCGGGCCATCGCCCGGAAGCTGTTTATCTCTGAAGCGACCGTGAAAACGCACTTGGTGCACATCTACGAAAAGCTCGGTGTGGACAACCGGACCGCCGCCATCGCCGAAGCCCGGCGCCAGCGGATCCTGCGCTCTTGACTGGCGCGGAACGGAGGAGCCGGGCTTCAGCGGTGCGGCGGTCAAGCGGTGCTAGGCCTTCTGCACCGTGATGGACCACTCCGCGGGGCCGCGCTTGGAGAAATCCGTGACCGGGTAGCCGCTTTCGGCAGCCCAGCGCGGAATTGCGTCCGTGGCCTGGGTGCAGTCGAAGTGGATGACGAGTTCATCGCCGCTGGTCAGTGTTGTCATAGCCTGCTTGGCCTCCACGAGGGGGAAGGGGCAGACGGATCCGTTGGTTTCCAGGGTGACCTGTGCCATGGTGTATTTCCTTTTCGAGCTTTTGGGTGGGGGAATCAGACGCCGACGGGGACGCGTGCGGAGGCAGGCGCCGGTCGGTGGTTCATGATGGTGAGTTTCGCAGCGACGCCCGTGCCGAGGATCATGAAGATCAGCGCGGTCCAGCCTTGGAAGGTGAACTGGGCCGTCTGCACCATGGCGTTGCCGATGGTGCAGCCGCCGGCCAGGGCGGCGCCGATGCCCATCAGGGCACCGCCGCCGAGGCTCTTCACGGCGGTTGCGGCGTCGGGGACCCGGACCCGGAATTCACCGCTGCCCTTGGCTGCGATGAAGGAGCCGAGCAGGATGCCGATGACCAGGTACACACCCCAGTCCACGAGCTCGGCATCGCCGGTGACAAGGTAGGTGACCAGCTTGGAGGAGGGGGTGGTGATGCCCAGGCCGTCTTCCCGGCCGGTGGCCCAGCTCAGCGGCCAGGCTGCCGTGGCTATGAGCCCGATGACGACGGCGGTGGCGAAGGCATTCCACGGCTTTTCGAACAGGAGATGCGCCAGTCCGGTCTTCGACGCCGGCAGGGCGGCCATGGTGAACTTGGGCTTGGCCAGGTGGTGCCGGACCGCCAGTGCCACGGCGGTGACGAGCACCGCCACGAACAGCCACGGGGAGATGCCCAGGACGGAGTAGAAATTGCTCTGCTCCACGGTCACGGAACGCATCGCGGTGTTGAAACCGGCCAGGGGTCCCGTCTTCATGATCGCGGCAAACAGTGCGTAGGAGATCAGCGCCAGCCAGCTGCCGACCAGGCCCTCGCCGGCGCGGTAGTAGGTTCCGGTGGCGCAGCCGCCGGCCAGCACAATGGCAAAGCCGAAGATGAAGCCGCCCACGATAGTTGCCAGCCAGGGGAACGCCTCGGCCTGCAGGGTGATGACGCCCGCGGCGTCCAAGGCGAAGACGCCGACGCTTTGCACGGCCACAACCACCAGGAACGCGGTGAGCCAGCGGGTATTGCGTGTAACCCAGACATCGCGGAAGGCTCCGGTGACGCAGAAGCGGCCCCGCTGCATAACGAATCCGAGTGCCAACCCGACCAGCAGGCCTGAAATAAGCATTGAACTGCTCCTAGGAAAAAGGGGATTGCGCAGCCGACTGCCGCAGCCCTGCCACGCTAATTGCGCAGCTTTCGCCCCGCCAAGGATTGTGGCCCCGTATGTCCGCGGGTTAAGCCGCGTGACGGGCGGTTGGACGAAGGCCGGTCCAGGAAGGGCGGTTCCCGTTTTGGTGCCCGGCGCCGCCCCCGCTGCCCGCGGCATGGCCGCGGCAGGGGTGCGGTGGCAGAATCGGAGGGCAACGGACAACCGGCAGCCAGGACGCGATGTCAACTATCACAGTGGTAATCCCTTCCCATAACGACGCCGTCATGCTGGCCGCCTGCCTGGACGCGGTGTCACGGCAGACCCGGCCGCCGGACGAGGTGCTGGTCGTGGACAACGCCAGCACCGATGCAACGGCGGACGTCTGCCGGGCAGCGGGAGTGCGCCGGATCTACGAACCCCGCGTGGGGGTCACCTCCGCGACGTTCCGCGGCTTTGACGAGGCGCGGGGCGAATGGCTGGCCCGGCTGGATGCGGACTCGGTACCGCCGCCGCAATGGCTGGAACGGCTGGAAGCAGACCTGCTTGAAGCGGGGGAAGACACTGCGGTGACCGGACCGGGTCAGTTCTACGGTGCTAACCGGCTGATCCGGTGGATCGCGGAACACCTTTACATCGGCGGGTACCGCTGGTCCATGACACTGTTGATGGGCCACCCGCCGATCTTCGGCTCCAACTTCGGCCTCCACTGCAGCATGTGGAACCGGCTAAGGACCCGGGTGCACCGGGACAATCCTCGGGTGCATGATGACCTTGACCTTTGCTATCAGTTGCGTCCCGGGATGCAGGTCCGGTGGGATCCGGACCTGCGCGTGGCCGTCTCCGCACGGCCCTTCAACACGTGGCGCGGCCTCGGCCGGCGGGTGGCCATGGCCTATGACACCTTCAAAGTGGAGTTCCGCGAGGAGCCGCCGCTGCGGCGCCGCAGGGAGCGGGCCGCTCTCAGGACGCGGAACCGAACAGACGCAGCAGGTCGCGGGTGAACTCGTACGGCGATTGCTCGCTGGGACTGTGTCCGCTGCTGTAGGACGCAAAGGACGCCCCGATGCTGTCGGCAAAACTGCGGTGCAGCTGCAGCGGCCACACATCATGCTCGCCCACGGCTACTAATTTGGGAACCGGGGTGGCGCGCAGGGCCGGCCTCAGGTCCGGGGCGTGGCGCATCAGTCCCACCATGTCCCGGATCGAGTCCTTCCGGGTGAGCGTGAACCGGTGCATGACAAGCGCCATCCGGCCCGGGGAAGCGCGGATGAAATTGCGCTTCACACCCCAGACGATCAGGTCCGCGCTGATCCTGTCCCCGACCAGGGGGGCCGCCCAGCCGATCCAGCTCACGCCGCGGAAACTCTGCCCGCCCTGGGGCGGGCAGCCGAGCAGGGTAATACTGCGGAACAGGTCCGGCCGTTTCAGCAGGGTCAGCTGGGCAACAATGCCGGCAAATGAATAGCCCACCACATGGGCCGGGCCGCACGCTGTCAGCACTGCCGTGAGGTCGTCCGTAAACAGATCGAAGTCGAACCGCTGGCGCGGCGGGCGGAGATGCTCAGGGCCCGCGCCCGTCGATTCGTACTGCCCGGCAAGATCGAAGGAGAAGGCGAAATACCCTGCAGCCGCAAGCTCCGGCAGAACCAGGGAGAAGTCCTCCTTCGACCCCATGGCACCGGGCACGAGGACCACCGGCGGGTTGCCCGGCTCTCCCATGCTTACAGCAGCCAGGGACCCGCTGGGCGCCGCGAACCGTGAACGGACCGCTCCCTCCGGAAGAGCGAACCAGTCAACGTCGCCGAGTTGTGCGTCGCGTGCGGCAGCAGGATCGGCCGGGGCGGCCGGTTCGGTGCGCGGCCTTCCGCCCGGCCCCCGGCCGGCGAACCTTCCGCGTATCACCATGGCTAAAAGATAGCCGCCAAACGGGCCCCCGTCTGCTGGTCGAGGACCTGGGAAGCACGGAGCCGGACATTTCCCCGCCGCGCGGACAAACAGGCCGGCGTCCATCGGGCACCGCGGTAGAATTTCGTTGCCTGCCCCGAAATTCCCCCCGACTCAGGAGCCGACGTTGCCCGCAAAGCGTAACCCCAACAAGTTCGTCTATCGAGGCATCGTATTTACGGGCCTCACTGCCCGCAGCCTCTTCAGGGTCCCCGTGATCCCCTCCGGCCTGGAGAACCTTCCCGCCCACGAAGACATCCACGGCCTGAACCGCACCGTCGTCCCCGGCAAGGGGGCAGTGGTGGCCATTACCCACTTTGGCTACCTGGACTTCGCGTTCGCGGAGCTCCTGATGTGGCGGAAGCTGAAGGTCCACATGCGGTTCCTCGTCACCAAGAAAGCCACGAAAAAGAAGTTCGTCAAGGCTGTCTGCGACTGGTGCGAGCACATTGTGGTGGACCGTGCCGACGGCGCAGCAGCCTACAAGGAGTCCGTAGAAAAGCTGCGCGGCGGTGATTACCTTGCGGTCCTGCCCGAGGCAGGCGTCAGCCGCAGCTTCACCGTGCGGCAGCTGAAGACCGGCGCCGTTCGCATGGCCGCCGAGGCCGGAGTCCCGATCATTCCGGTATCGGTCTGGGGCGGCCACCGCATGCTGACCCGCGGGCACGGCCTAAGCATCAAGGCCGTCTGGAAAACCCCGGTGCGCGTGCACGTGGGCGAAATGATGCGCGTCGAAGCGGATGCCGACGTTGTCGAAGAGACCCGCCGGCTGCAGGAGGAACTGCAGGAGGGAATCGATTACTGCATCGATACCTACCCCGTGACGCCCGAGCCCGGCGCGTGGTGGATGCCGCGGAGCCGCGGCGGCAGCGCCATGGCCGTTGAAGAACAGCAGGTCCTCGACGCCGCGGACCGCGAGAAGTACAAAATCACTGGTTAACACCGGGCAGACAGCAACGGCAGCCGCAGGTGCGGCTGCCGTTGCTGTTGGTGGACCGGCTAGGCGAGGGAATCCAGGGCCTCGGCAATCGGCGTCGGGCCGTTGTTGAACTCGATGGTCTTTCCGGCGGTTTCGGGGCGTTCGAGGACTTCGGCGGCCACGTGGGCAACGTCTTCGCGCGAAACGGACTTGCCCTCGACTCCTGCTCCCGTTTCGATCCGGCCCGTGCCGGGATCCATGGTCAGCGCGCTGGGGCCAAGGATGGTCCAGTTCAGGCCGCTGGCCCGCAGGTGCTCATCCGCGTCCGCCTTGGCCTCGGCGTAGGCAAAGAACCCGTCGTCTTCGGGGACTCCATGGTCCTTGCCGGCACCGAAGTAGGACACCATCACGTAGCGGCCGGCTCCGGCGGCTTCTGCGGCGTCCATGGAGCGGATTGCGGCGTCCCGGTCCACGGCGAAAGTGCGTTCGGGGGTGCCGCCCCCGGCCCCGGCGCTCCAGACGACGGCGTCCTGCCCGCGAAGCAGTTCGGTGATCTGTTCGGTGGAGAGGTTTTCCACGTCGGCGACGACGGCTTCGGCGCCAGTCTGTTCAACATCGGCTGCGTGGTCCGGGTTGCGGAAGAGGGAGGTGACGGTGTGACCCTTGTCGGTCAGCCGGCGGGCCAGGTGCAGGGCGACTTTTCCGTGACCTCCGATAATGGCGATGCGGGACATGCGTTACTCCTTTGGTTGGTGACGGTTCCTCCACCATAAGCATGCTGTTGAACTTGTGCAGGGTTTGCGCCCCTCCCGTCCGCCACGGGCTTAGCAGTTCGTGCGAATAGGTTCGGCGGGGATAGCGGCGGCCTCCGCGGCGTGGATATGATCGCGCTGGGCTCGAAAAACCGCGGAAGGAACGCTGTGGCAACAACTACGGCTCAGCCGGACCTCACTGTTTCGACGTCGGACGGAATGGTGCGGGGAACACTAGTGAACGGCGTGCGGACGTGGCGGGGAATACCGTACGCGGCACCGCCGATCGGCGGGCTGCGGCTGCGCCTGCCGCGACCCGTGGAGCCGTGGGAGGGCGTGCTGGACGCCGGCCGCTACGGTCCCGTAGCGCCGCAGGAACGCGGACTGCCGTCCATGGGCGCCGGCCGGAAGACTCCCATGGACGAAGACTGCCTCACCATCAACGTCACTGCACCGGTGGGCGAGGCACCGCCGCGCCCGGTCCTGGTGTATTTCCACGGCGGCGCGTTCACCATCGGGGCGGCTTCCGCGCCGGACTATGACGGCCGGAACCTCGTGGAACGCGGGGATGTGGTCTACGTCTGCATGAATTATCGGCTGGGAGCACTCGGTTTCATGGATTTCCGCCGGTATTCGACGCCGGAGCGGTCGTTCGACGTAAACGTCGGGCTGGCGGACCAGGTGGCCGCCCTGCGCTGGGTCCAGCGCAACATTGCCGCCTTCGGCGGGGATCCCGGGAACGTGACTGTTTTCGGCGAGTCTGCCGGCGGCATGTCGATTACTGCGCTGATGTGCGTTCCGTCTGCCGAGGGGCTCTTCCACCGGGCCTTCGTGCAGAGTTCGGCCCCCTCTACTGCCTATGGCCCCGGCCTGCCGGAAAAGTGGGCAGCCAGCCTGATCGAGCTGCTGGGGGTCTCCGAAGAGGACGCGCCGAATGCGCTGGCCACGTTGCCTGCCCAGCGCCTGGTGAAGGCAGTCGGCACGCTCACCCGCAAGGTCACGCCGGAGTCCGAGCCCGGTGCCCGGGCCGTAGCACCGGTGGTCGACGGGGAGTTCCTGCCGCTGCATCCCATCGATGCCTTCCGGACGGGCAAGGCGCACCGGATCCCGCTCGTCATCGGCAATATGTTCCGCGAAGGCGCGCTGTTCGACCGGGTGCAGGACATCCTCCCCACCACGGAGGAACGGATCGACACGATGTTTGCCCGCACGGAACCGGAGCTCAAGGAACAGGTCCTCGCCGCCTACCCCGGCTACCCGTCCAAGCGCGCCGCCGTCGACGTAGGCGGGGATGTCGTCTTCTGGCTGCCCAGTATCCAGGTGGCGGAAGGGCACAGCGCGTACGCGCCCACGTGGTCCTACCGGTTTGACTATGCCCCGCGGATGGCGAACCTGCTGGGAATGGGTGCCACCCACGCTATGGACATCCCTGCGGTGTTCGGAAACTACGACGACGGACTGGGCCGGTTCCTGACGCTGCTCGGCGGCAAGCGCACTGCCGTTTCCGTTGGCAACCGGTTCCGCGGCGCGCTGCTGCGCTTTGCCCGCACCGGAGGTCCGGGCCTGTGGCCGGAGTACAGCGTCGAGACGCGCGCCACCAAGGTCTTCGACGGCACCGACAACGTGATCCATGATCCGCACCGGGACCGCCGGGAAGCCTGGAACGGGTACCGCGGCTACCGCTGACCTAGACCGGCAGGTCCCGCAGCAGTCCGCCCAGGCGGAGGAGCTCCAGCGGTGCGTGCTGGGCGAGCGAGAGGCCGACTATCTCCCCGGCATCGCCCAGGGCGTCGATAATCCGAAGCATGTCCGGCACCCGCATGCCCCGGGTGCCGTTGCCCGTTGTTCCGGTGAAATCCCGCCGGTCCAGCACATCCAGGTCCACGTGGATGGCCAGCTTCGTAGCTCCGGTGAGCGCCAGCCAATCCAGAATCCGGCGGGTGTCCTCCGGAGTGTCGGTGATCCCGACGCTGGAGATTCCCAGCCGGCGCTTATTGGCCATGCCGGGATCCTGCCAGTCCTGCAGGCCGACGTGGAGGACGTTTGACGGCGCCACCACTGCCGGCAGCGCGGCCAGGAATTCGGCGTCGCCCTCTCCGGCGAGCGTCGACAGGGACATCGACCGGAACCCGGTATAACTGTCGCCCGGGGTCCCGGTGTCCGGGTGCGCATCCACCCACAGCACCGCCAGGTCCGGCCCGTACCTGGCGGCCAGGTAACTGAACGGAGCGACACTCACCGAACATTCCCCGCCGAAAGTGACCACTGACGCCGGATCGGCTTCCGACACCAGCCGGAGCCCTTCCCGGAGCTGGCGCAGGACCGCTTCGCGGGCATAAATGCCGTCCACCGTCTCCACTGCCTCATCCTTTGTGTCGGTGCTGACCGGCACAAAGGCGGTGGGTCCCTCATGGGCGGGGGAGAGCAACTCGAGCAGGGAAGGTCCGAGATGGTACGAAAGCTGGGTCTGGTGCGGCTGACCCGCAGGCAGCGAACCGACGGCGCCTGCTCCGGCAGCGCCCTGCCACTGCGGAAAGATCAGCCGAAGGGCCCCGGGACCGGATGGATGCATGGAGGTCATGATCGTCCTTAGGTACGGAACAGGTGCCTACCTTACCGCCGCGGACCTGAGCCGAAACAGGTGCGTGCACAAAATAGAATGGAGGCATGACTGCAACCCTCGTCGCCCGGGACCTTTCCGGCGGCCACGCCCACCGCACCCTTTTCGAGCATCTTTCCCTCACCGTCGCGCCGGGGGACGTCGTGGGCGTGGTGGGCGCCAACGGTGCCGGCAAATCGACGCTGCTGCGGTTGCTCGCCGGAGCGGCCGAACCGCAGGCCGGCACGGTCAGCACATCCCCGGCCGATGCCTTTGTCGGCTGGCTGCCGCAGGAACACGAACGGCTCGCCGGTGAAACCGTGGGCGCGTATCTGGCCCGGCGTACCGGGGCGGCGGCTTCCACCGAAGCCATGGAGGCTGCTGCCGAGGCGCTGGGATCCGAACTCCCCGGAGCGGATGACGCCTATGCGGCCGCACTGGACCGGTGGCTGGCGTCCGGCGCAGCCGACCTGGAAGACCGGGCACCCGCCGTACTGGCGGACCTGGGCCTGCAGCTCGGCCTGGACACCGGGATGGCCGGGCTTTCGGGCGGGCAGGCGGCACGCGTGGCGCTGGCCGCCCTGCTGCTGAGCCGCTTCGACATCGTCCTGCTCGACGAACCCACCAATGACCTTGACCTGGACGGCCTGGCACGTCTGGAACAGTTTGTCCGCGGACTCCGCGGCGGCGTCGTGCTGGTGTCACATGACCGTGAATTCCTCGCCCGCTGCGTAACCACCGTGGTGGAGCTGGACCTGGCACAGAACAGCGTGGCGGTCTACGACGGCGGCTACGAGGCGTACCTGGAGGAACGCGCCGTCGCCCGCCGGCATGCCCGCGAGGCGTACGACGAGTTCGCTGACAAGAAGGCGGATCTGGTTTCCCGCGCCCGGACCACCCGGGAATGGAGCTCGCAGGGCGTGCGCAACGCCATGAAGAAGAACCCTGACAATGACAAGATCAGGCGCAAGGCCAGCACCGAGTCATCCGAAAAGCAGGCACGGAAAGTCCGCCAGATGGAGTCACGCATCGCCCGCCTGGACGAGGTGGAGGAACCACGCAAGGAGTGGCAGCTGCAGCTGCGCATCGGGTCTGCGCCCCGCTCCAGCTCGGTGGTGTCCACGTTGAACGACGCCGCACTCACCCGGGGCGGATTCACCCTCGGCCCGGTGTCGGTGCAGGTGAACGCCGGGGAGCGGATCGGTATCACCGGCCCCAACGGTGCCGGCAAGTCCACGCTGCTGCGGCTGCTGCTGGGGCGCGAGGTGCCCGATGCCGGCACGGCCTCTCTGGGCGCCTCGGTCGCGGTGGGGGAAATCGACCAGGGCCGCGGCCAGCTCCCGGGCCACCTGCCGCTGGGGGAAGCCTTTGAAGCTGCCGTTCCGGAACTCTCATCCGCGGAAGCGCGGACCCTGCTGGCCAAATTAGGACTCAAGGCGGATCAGGTGGCGAGCCGCGTCGACGC is a window of Arthrobacter sp. zg-Y1171 DNA encoding:
- a CDS encoding response regulator transcription factor, with protein sequence MRVMRILLVDDHPVVRAGLRAMLEDFEGIRVAAESADGESAVAEVRKQEVLGTPVDLVLMDLQMGAGMDGVEATRRIRAADGPPVLILTTYDTDADILAAIEAGAAGYMLKDADPGEIRTAVTAAADGRTALSPLVAARLMGHLRSPAPALSSRELELLELLATGLGNRAIARKLFISEATVKTHLVHIYEKLGVDNRTAAIAEARRQRILRS
- a CDS encoding carboxylesterase/lipase family protein; this encodes MATTTAQPDLTVSTSDGMVRGTLVNGVRTWRGIPYAAPPIGGLRLRLPRPVEPWEGVLDAGRYGPVAPQERGLPSMGAGRKTPMDEDCLTINVTAPVGEAPPRPVLVYFHGGAFTIGAASAPDYDGRNLVERGDVVYVCMNYRLGALGFMDFRRYSTPERSFDVNVGLADQVAALRWVQRNIAAFGGDPGNVTVFGESAGGMSITALMCVPSAEGLFHRAFVQSSAPSTAYGPGLPEKWAASLIELLGVSEEDAPNALATLPAQRLVKAVGTLTRKVTPESEPGARAVAPVVDGEFLPLHPIDAFRTGKAHRIPLVIGNMFREGALFDRVQDILPTTEERIDTMFARTEPELKEQVLAAYPGYPSKRAAVDVGGDVVFWLPSIQVAEGHSAYAPTWSYRFDYAPRMANLLGMGATHAMDIPAVFGNYDDGLGRFLTLLGGKRTAVSVGNRFRGALLRFARTGGPGLWPEYSVETRATKVFDGTDNVIHDPHRDRREAWNGYRGYR
- a CDS encoding YeeE/YedE family protein; this translates as MLISGLLVGLALGFVMQRGRFCVTGAFRDVWVTRNTRWLTAFLVVVAVQSVGVFALDAAGVITLQAEAFPWLATIVGGFIFGFAIVLAGGCATGTYYRAGEGLVGSWLALISYALFAAIMKTGPLAGFNTAMRSVTVEQSNFYSVLGISPWLFVAVLVTAVALAVRHHLAKPKFTMAALPASKTGLAHLLFEKPWNAFATAVVIGLIATAAWPLSWATGREDGLGITTPSSKLVTYLVTGDAELVDWGVYLVIGILLGSFIAAKGSGEFRVRVPDAATAVKSLGGGALMGIGAALAGGCTIGNAMVQTAQFTFQGWTALIFMILGTGVAAKLTIMNHRPAPASARVPVGV
- a CDS encoding 1-acyl-sn-glycerol-3-phosphate acyltransferase, with the protein product MPAKRNPNKFVYRGIVFTGLTARSLFRVPVIPSGLENLPAHEDIHGLNRTVVPGKGAVVAITHFGYLDFAFAELLMWRKLKVHMRFLVTKKATKKKFVKAVCDWCEHIVVDRADGAAAYKESVEKLRGGDYLAVLPEAGVSRSFTVRQLKTGAVRMAAEAGVPIIPVSVWGGHRMLTRGHGLSIKAVWKTPVRVHVGEMMRVEADADVVEETRRLQEELQEGIDYCIDTYPVTPEPGAWWMPRSRGGSAMAVEEQQVLDAADREKYKITG
- a CDS encoding sulfurtransferase TusA family protein: MAQVTLETNGSVCPFPLVEAKQAMTTLTSGDELVIHFDCTQATDAIPRWAAESGYPVTDFSKRGPAEWSITVQKA
- the abc-f gene encoding ribosomal protection-like ABC-F family protein; translated protein: MTATLVARDLSGGHAHRTLFEHLSLTVAPGDVVGVVGANGAGKSTLLRLLAGAAEPQAGTVSTSPADAFVGWLPQEHERLAGETVGAYLARRTGAAASTEAMEAAAEALGSELPGADDAYAAALDRWLASGAADLEDRAPAVLADLGLQLGLDTGMAGLSGGQAARVALAALLLSRFDIVLLDEPTNDLDLDGLARLEQFVRGLRGGVVLVSHDREFLARCVTTVVELDLAQNSVAVYDGGYEAYLEERAVARRHAREAYDEFADKKADLVSRARTTREWSSQGVRNAMKKNPDNDKIRRKASTESSEKQARKVRQMESRIARLDEVEEPRKEWQLQLRIGSAPRSSSVVSTLNDAALTRGGFTLGPVSVQVNAGERIGITGPNGAGKSTLLRLLLGREVPDAGTASLGASVAVGEIDQGRGQLPGHLPLGEAFEAAVPELSSAEARTLLAKLGLKADQVASRVDALSPGERTRASLALLQARGVNLLVLDEPTNHLDLPAIEQLEEALESYEGALLLVSHDRRLLENVRLDTRWEVADGKVSAA
- a CDS encoding SDR family oxidoreductase, whose protein sequence is MSRIAIIGGHGKVALHLARRLTDKGHTVTSLFRNPDHAADVEQTGAEAVVADVENLSTEQITELLRGQDAVVWSAGAGGGTPERTFAVDRDAAIRSMDAAEAAGAGRYVMVSYFGAGKDHGVPEDDGFFAYAEAKADADEHLRASGLNWTILGPSALTMDPGTGRIETGAGVEGKSVSREDVAHVAAEVLERPETAGKTIEFNNGPTPIAEALDSLA
- a CDS encoding glycosyltransferase family A protein, whose translation is MSTITVVIPSHNDAVMLAACLDAVSRQTRPPDEVLVVDNASTDATADVCRAAGVRRIYEPRVGVTSATFRGFDEARGEWLARLDADSVPPPQWLERLEADLLEAGEDTAVTGPGQFYGANRLIRWIAEHLYIGGYRWSMTLLMGHPPIFGSNFGLHCSMWNRLRTRVHRDNPRVHDDLDLCYQLRPGMQVRWDPDLRVAVSARPFNTWRGLGRRVAMAYDTFKVEFREEPPLRRRRERAALRTRNRTDAAGRG
- a CDS encoding alpha/beta fold hydrolase, coding for MVIRGRFAGRGPGGRPRTEPAAPADPAAARDAQLGDVDWFALPEGAVRSRFAAPSGSLAAVSMGEPGNPPVVLVPGAMGSKEDFSLVLPELAAAGYFAFSFDLAGQYESTGAGPEHLRPPRQRFDFDLFTDDLTAVLTACGPAHVVGYSFAGIVAQLTLLKRPDLFRSITLLGCPPQGGQSFRGVSWIGWAAPLVGDRISADLIVWGVKRNFIRASPGRMALVMHRFTLTRKDSIRDMVGLMRHAPDLRPALRATPVPKLVAVGEHDVWPLQLHRSFADSIGASFASYSSGHSPSEQSPYEFTRDLLRLFGSAS
- a CDS encoding arginase family protein, whose amino-acid sequence is MTSMHPSGPGALRLIFPQWQGAAGAGAVGSLPAGQPHQTQLSYHLGPSLLELLSPAHEGPTAFVPVSTDTKDEAVETVDGIYAREAVLRQLREGLRLVSEADPASVVTFGGECSVSVAPFSYLAARYGPDLAVLWVDAHPDTGTPGDSYTGFRSMSLSTLAGEGDAEFLAALPAVVAPSNVLHVGLQDWQDPGMANKRRLGISSVGITDTPEDTRRILDWLALTGATKLAIHVDLDVLDRRDFTGTTGNGTRGMRVPDMLRIIDALGDAGEIVGLSLAQHAPLELLRLGGLLRDLPV